Within the Zea mays cultivar B73 chromosome 10, Zm-B73-REFERENCE-NAM-5.0, whole genome shotgun sequence genome, the region CCTAAacgaattttataaaagctgaCTGAAAAGTTAAGTGTTTGATAGTTcgtagcagcttttggtggccaaaaGCTGCGAAaatccgaaacaaacagggcACAATCGTAGCTTGTAGAGAACTACGAGAATCAAACAGCATCATTTCTCTTCAATGACACTACAACAGCAAGGACACTGCCTCACTCGGTCACTTGCGTTGCGTTCCCCCACCCACTCACACCGGCAGCATGAGCGCCAGCGCCACCCTCCGCCTCGCCATTATTGCCATGGCCGTGGCGGTCTCGCACTCGCTCGCCGCGTCGGCTCCAGCGCCGCGCGACGCCCGAGACCGAGAGGGGCCACCGGCGTCGACGACGGTGCGCGCCGGATTCTACCTCGCCGCGgccgcccgtctccggccgctcGACAGGCTCGACGCCTCCCTCTACACGCACCTCTACTACTCCGCGCTCGCCGTGCACCCCACCACCCACAAGCTCGTGCTCCCCACGGACCCGAACCAGGCGGGCCTCCTCGCCACCTTCTGCCCGACGCTCAAGTCCAAGAACCGGGCGCTCAAAACCATGCTCTCCGTCGGCACCCCGGGCATTGCAGCAGGTGCGGATTCCCGGGCCGACCCAGCGTTCGCCGCCATGGCCGCGGACCCAGCGTCCCGCGCGGCGTTCGGTGCCGCGGCCGTCGCGCTCGCCAGCGACAGCGGCTTCGACGGGCTCGACGTCGCGTGGTGGTTCCCGGCGTCCGCCGTGGAGATGGCCAACTTCGGGTTCCTCGTCTCCGAGtggcgcgccgccgcgccgccggggTTCCTGCTCACCGCCACGGTCTACTTCTCCAACCACGTCTTTGACGCGCCGCGCCCGGGCGTGGACTACCCGTCCGAGGCCGTGGCGAGGTGCCTCGACTGGGTCAATGTGGTGGCGTTCGGACTCCACCCGCTTGCCGCGGGTGCGGCCAACGCCACGGCCTTCGACGCGCCGCTCTATGACAGGGCGTCCCACTTCTCGGCGAGCTACGGCGTCGTGTCTTGGATCGACGCCGGCGTGCCCGCGAGCAAGGTTGTCATGGGCCTCCCGCTCTACGCCCGCTCGTGGTTCCTacgcaacaaggccaacagcggCGTCGGGGCGCCGGTGGTCGCCGCGGGGCCGAAGCAGCGCGGGAGCAACGCCACCGGAGTTATGTCCTACGCCGAGGTCCAGAAAATCGCCGCTGCCGGCGGGGGCGGCCGGCGCGCGGTCACCACGACATTCGACAACGCGTCCGTAGCGTCCTACCTATCCATTGGTGACGTCTGGGTCGCCTTCGACGGTGCGGCGGTCGTGGCCGAGAAGCTCGCCTTCGCAGCGCAGCGTGGGCTCCTCGGCTACTTCCTATGGCCGGTGAACTACGACGACGCCAACCTCGCCGTCTCAAGAAGTGGTCAGTGAGTGACTCTGTTCCATTCATGTCCCTCACTGCTGATTCTTACAGATCTAGGTCCCTGTTGCAGCATTGGATGCCTGGATGAAGAACGAGATTTCGTCGAATTTGAAGAACGATACCGGCCTCAGGCAGACACAGGGGCCGGTCCGGTTGCCGCCGGCTCTCCAGTCCCCTGCAGGAACGCCTGGACCGGCGCCCGCACCCACATCTGGGTCGCGCTCATGGCTGCCTTGGAC harbors:
- the LOC100383770 gene encoding uncharacterized LOC100383770, with translation MLSVGTPGIAAGADSRADPAFAAMAADPASRAAFGAAAVALASDSGFDGLDVAWWFPASAVEMANFGFLVSEWRAAAPPGFLLTATVYFSNHVFDAPRPGVDYPSEAVARCLDWVNVVAFGLHPLAAGAANATAFDAPLYDRASHFSASYGVVSWIDAGVPASKVVMGLPLYARSWFLRNKANSGVGAPVVAAGPKQRGSNATGVMSYAEVQKIAAAGGGGRRAVTTTFDNASVASYLSIGDVWVAFDGAAVVAEKLAFAAQRGLLGYFLWPVNYDDANLAVSRSALDAWMKNEISSNLKNDTGLRQTQGPVRLPPALQSPAGTPGPAPAPTSGSRSWLPWTKLDAFLRFGCANSCVLLVVTSLIWSCIWDY